A stretch of the Oncorhynchus clarkii lewisi isolate Uvic-CL-2024 chromosome 9, UVic_Ocla_1.0, whole genome shotgun sequence genome encodes the following:
- the LOC139416678 gene encoding peptidyl-prolyl cis-trans isomerase FKBP1A-like: protein MSLTSSFRLHCSASESKMGVEIETITPGDGQTFPKKGQTCVVHYVGSLTDGTKFDSSRDRGKPFKFKIGKQEVIRGWEEGVGQMSVGQRATLTCTPDFAYGSKGHPGIIPPNSTLIFDVELMGLE from the exons ATGAGCTTGACTTCCAGTTTCCGTTTGCATTGTAGTGCGTCGGAGAGTAAAATGGGAGTAGAAATCGAGACCATAACCCCGGGTGATG GACAGACATTTCCCAAAAAAGGACAGACATGCGTTGTGCATTATGTCG GCTCACTGACTGATGGAACCAAGTTTGACTCTTCCCGGGACAGAGGCAAGCCTTTCAAGTTCAAGATTGGCAAGCAGGAGGTGATCCGTGGCTGGGAGGAGGGGGTTGGCCAG ATGAGTGTGGGCCAGAGGGCAACTCTGACCTGCACGCCGGACTTTGCCTATGGCAGCAAAGGGCACCCTGGTATCATCCCACCCAACTCTACCCTCATCTTTGATGTGGAGCTGATGGGCCTGGAGTGA